In Actinobacillus indolicus, a single genomic region encodes these proteins:
- the infB gene encoding translation initiation factor IF-2 gives MSENEIKTDAPKKLSLQRRTKTTVSGTTAGGKAKEVQVEVRKSRKVDTEAAKKAQEEALKAKQEAEAKAKAEKEAAEKAAKEKAAAEAKAKEEAKKAVHQVPVMPNKQPKPAQQKVEAQPKQEKAVDPEKEAKRKEEAELRRKQEELARQKAEMEAKRAAENARRLAEIAREEANESGEDYEDDRFTSKYALEADRDSDRRSEGNRGRGKGGVAKTKKGGREDDKNERSADRRNQKDMKGKGKQAKKGSALQQAFTKPAQAVTRDVVIGETITVAELANKMAVKATEIIKTMMKMGEMVTINQVIDQETAQLVAEEMGHKVILRKENELEEAVMEDRDTNAELVTRAPVVTIMGHVDHGKTSLLDYIRKAKVAAGEAGGITQHIGAYHVETDDGKMITFLDTPGHAAFTSMRARGAKATDIVVLVVAADDGVMPQTIEAIQHAKAAGAPIVVAVNKIDKPEANPDRVEQELLQHEVVSEKFGGDVQFVPVSAKKGMGIDDLLEAILLQSEVLELTAVKEGMASGVVIESYLDKGRGPVATILVQSGTLNKGDIVLCGFEYGRVRAMRDENGKEIEAAGPSIPVEVLGLSGVPAAGDEATVVRDEKKAREVALYRQGKFRDVKLARQQKAKLENMFSNMAEGDVAELNVIVKADVQGSVEAIVQALHELSTAEVKVKVVGSGVGGITETDATLAAASNAIVLGFNVRADASARRIIESENIDLRYYSIIYELLNEIKAAMSGMLQPEFKQEIIGLAEVRDVFRHPKFGAIAGCMVTEGIVKRNNPIRVLRDNVVIFEGELESLRRFKDDVSEVRNGMECGIGVKNYNDVKVGDQIEVFEVVEIKRSI, from the coding sequence ATGAGTGAAAATGAAATCAAAACTGACGCACCGAAGAAGTTAAGTTTACAGCGTCGTACTAAAACAACCGTGAGCGGTACGACCGCAGGCGGTAAAGCGAAAGAAGTACAAGTGGAAGTGCGTAAATCTCGCAAAGTAGATACTGAAGCCGCTAAGAAAGCTCAAGAAGAAGCATTAAAAGCGAAACAAGAAGCTGAAGCAAAAGCGAAAGCAGAAAAAGAAGCAGCTGAAAAGGCAGCTAAAGAGAAAGCTGCAGCAGAAGCGAAAGCGAAGGAAGAGGCGAAGAAAGCAGTACACCAAGTGCCAGTAATGCCAAATAAACAGCCAAAACCTGCTCAACAAAAAGTAGAAGCTCAACCAAAACAAGAAAAAGCCGTTGATCCTGAAAAAGAAGCAAAACGTAAAGAAGAAGCAGAACTTCGTCGTAAACAAGAAGAGCTAGCTCGTCAAAAAGCAGAAATGGAAGCAAAACGTGCTGCAGAAAATGCACGTCGTTTAGCAGAAATTGCTCGTGAAGAAGCAAACGAATCGGGTGAAGATTATGAAGATGATCGCTTTACCTCTAAATATGCTCTTGAAGCGGATCGTGATTCAGATCGCCGTAGTGAAGGTAATCGTGGGCGTGGTAAAGGTGGAGTAGCGAAAACCAAGAAAGGTGGTCGTGAAGACGATAAAAACGAGCGTAGCGCAGATCGTCGTAACCAAAAAGACATGAAAGGCAAAGGCAAACAAGCGAAGAAAGGCAGTGCATTACAACAAGCCTTTACTAAGCCTGCTCAAGCGGTAACCCGTGATGTTGTTATCGGTGAGACCATCACTGTTGCAGAACTTGCGAACAAAATGGCAGTAAAAGCGACTGAAATCATCAAAACCATGATGAAAATGGGCGAGATGGTGACGATTAACCAAGTGATCGACCAAGAAACTGCACAACTTGTCGCAGAAGAAATGGGCCACAAAGTTATTCTGCGTAAAGAAAATGAATTAGAAGAAGCGGTAATGGAAGATCGTGATACCAATGCGGAATTGGTAACACGTGCGCCGGTTGTAACCATCATGGGTCACGTTGACCACGGTAAAACATCCTTACTTGACTACATTCGTAAAGCCAAAGTGGCGGCAGGTGAAGCAGGTGGTATTACTCAGCATATCGGTGCATATCACGTGGAAACTGATGATGGTAAGATGATTACCTTCTTAGATACTCCAGGACACGCAGCGTTTACGTCTATGCGTGCACGTGGTGCGAAAGCAACGGATATCGTAGTCCTTGTCGTTGCAGCAGATGATGGTGTGATGCCACAAACGATCGAGGCGATCCAACACGCCAAAGCTGCGGGCGCGCCAATTGTGGTTGCCGTGAACAAAATCGATAAACCAGAAGCCAACCCAGATCGTGTAGAGCAAGAGTTACTCCAACACGAAGTGGTATCTGAGAAATTCGGTGGCGATGTGCAATTTGTACCAGTGTCAGCGAAAAAAGGTATGGGTATTGACGACTTATTAGAAGCCATCCTTCTTCAGTCTGAAGTTTTAGAATTAACGGCAGTGAAAGAAGGGATGGCAAGCGGTGTGGTTATCGAGTCTTACCTCGATAAAGGTCGTGGCCCAGTTGCAACTATCCTTGTTCAATCAGGTACGTTAAACAAAGGCGATATCGTACTTTGTGGTTTTGAATACGGTCGTGTTCGTGCGATGCGTGATGAAAACGGTAAAGAGATCGAAGCAGCAGGCCCGTCTATTCCGGTGGAAGTATTAGGCCTTTCTGGTGTGCCAGCAGCGGGTGATGAAGCAACCGTTGTTCGTGATGAGAAGAAAGCGCGTGAAGTGGCGTTATACCGTCAGGGTAAATTCCGTGATGTGAAATTAGCTCGCCAACAAAAAGCGAAACTTGAAAATATGTTCAGCAATATGGCGGAAGGCGATGTGGCTGAATTGAACGTGATTGTGAAAGCGGACGTACAAGGTTCTGTGGAAGCGATTGTTCAAGCATTACATGAACTTTCAACGGCAGAAGTGAAAGTGAAAGTCGTTGGTTCTGGTGTAGGTGGTATTACTGAAACGGATGCAACTTTAGCAGCAGCATCTAACGCTATCGTTCTCGGCTTTAACGTTCGTGCGGATGCTTCAGCGCGTCGTATCATCGAAAGCGAAAATATCGACTTACGCTACTACTCAATCATTTATGAACTATTGAATGAAATCAAAGCGGCAATGAGCGGTATGTTACAGCCTGAATTCAAGCAAGAAATCATTGGCTTGGCAGAAGTGCGTGATGTGTTCCGTCATCCGAAATTCGGTGCAATCGCAGGTTGTATGGTGACAGAAGGTATCGTTAAACGTAACAACCCAATTCGCGTATTACGTGACAACGTGGTGATTTTTGAAGGTGAGTTAGAGTCTCTCCGTCGTTTCAAAGATGACGTATCGGAAGTACGTAACGGTATGGAATGTGGTATCGGCGTGAAAAACTACAACGACGTGAAAGTCGGCGACCAAATCGAAGTATTTGAAGTCGTTGAAATTAAACGCTCAATTTAA
- a CDS encoding DUF3302 domain-containing protein codes for MALDYLALFFLIFASIVIFYAIIAIHDIPYEIAKKRNHPHLEAIHYAGWVSLFTLHVIWPFLWIWATLWHKENGWGNGNHQKDATALSSLGEMSKLLPELEKHNQQLSAELHEVR; via the coding sequence ATGGCACTGGATTATTTAGCCTTATTTTTTCTGATCTTTGCAAGTATCGTCATTTTCTATGCGATCATTGCCATTCATGATATTCCCTACGAAATTGCTAAAAAGCGTAACCATCCACATTTAGAAGCGATTCATTATGCGGGTTGGGTCAGTCTTTTTACCTTACACGTCATTTGGCCTTTCTTATGGATTTGGGCAACTTTATGGCATAAAGAAAACGGTTGGGGTAATGGTAATCACCAAAAAGATGCAACTGCGCTCTCATCATTAGGTGAAATGTCAAAACTGTTACCTGAGCTCGAAAAGCATAATCAGCAACTTTCTGCAGAATTGCATGAAGTCCGTTAG
- a CDS encoding HlyD family secretion protein yields MELMILVIYASLCWGIFKLFKIPLNKWTVPTAFLGGVVLLVSMLLFMNYNHPHTKLATQYYVSTPIIPNVRGKVIEVNPVKPNEFVKKGDVLFRIDPTSYQAVVDLRKAELAEAKQAVKSLEADYQAAKAKVTESKLIIAQTQKEFERYRQLVASNSASRSEFDAKEREYLVAKASHEANLAVLEKAEGLYLSKIDGVNTVVAQAQAQLDQAQFDLDSTIVTAPADGFISQTLLREGMTVSNLPLRPVMTFTHQQEKQFVAAFRQNSLLRLNVGNEAEFAFPAIPGRVFKAEVIGILPAIGEHELQANGTLYTSRFINNQAMPLVVLKLKEDMSEFNLPYGTTAEVAVYTEHAHHLAMMRKILLRMNSWKNYLYLDH; encoded by the coding sequence ATGGAATTGATGATTTTAGTAATTTATGCTTCGCTCTGTTGGGGCATTTTCAAACTATTTAAAATTCCATTGAATAAATGGACAGTGCCGACGGCATTTTTAGGCGGTGTGGTGTTGTTAGTCTCCATGTTGTTATTTATGAACTACAATCACCCACACACCAAATTAGCGACTCAATACTATGTTTCTACGCCGATTATTCCGAATGTGCGCGGTAAAGTGATTGAAGTAAATCCTGTGAAGCCAAACGAATTTGTGAAAAAAGGTGATGTGTTATTCCGTATTGATCCAACCTCTTATCAAGCCGTTGTGGATTTGCGTAAGGCAGAGTTAGCCGAAGCGAAACAAGCGGTAAAATCGTTAGAAGCGGATTATCAAGCGGCTAAAGCGAAAGTAACAGAGAGCAAATTAATCATTGCTCAAACACAAAAAGAGTTTGAACGTTATCGCCAATTAGTTGCAAGTAATTCAGCGAGCCGTTCAGAATTTGATGCAAAAGAGCGTGAATATTTAGTGGCAAAAGCTTCACACGAAGCGAATTTAGCAGTATTAGAAAAAGCGGAAGGGTTATATTTATCTAAGATTGACGGAGTAAATACCGTTGTTGCTCAGGCTCAAGCTCAACTTGACCAAGCGCAATTCGATTTAGATTCAACCATTGTCACAGCTCCTGCTGACGGATTTATTTCCCAAACTTTACTCAGAGAAGGAATGACTGTGAGTAACTTACCGCTCCGCCCAGTGATGACCTTTACACACCAACAAGAGAAGCAGTTTGTCGCAGCCTTTAGACAAAATTCATTATTACGTTTAAATGTTGGAAATGAAGCAGAGTTTGCTTTCCCTGCAATTCCGGGGCGTGTATTTAAAGCGGAAGTGATTGGTATTCTTCCGGCTATCGGTGAACATGAGTTACAAGCAAATGGTACGCTTTATACTAGCCGTTTTATCAATAATCAAGCTATGCCACTTGTAGTATTAAAATTAAAAGAAGATATGTCTGAATTTAATTTACCTTACGGCACAACGGCAGAAGTCGCAGTTTATACCGAACACGCTCACCACCTTGCGATGATGCGTAAAATCTTATTAAGAATGAATAGCTGGAAAAACTATTTATACTTAGATCACTAA
- the hxpB gene encoding hexitol phosphatase HxpB — protein sequence MIRAVIFDMDGTLIDSQPIWYRVSTEFFQRNHFPVTMDEMIILTGSPVGKLVDYVLQRYGQREKNASQLTAELMEYAVSEILVAKPLMPNVKEVLVNLKQQGIKIAVASASPRNMLQGIVDSCGIAEYFDYLASAEELDYNKPHPAVYLHAAKQLGVAVNECFAVEDSVLGMISGKAANMKTVVIPAKAEWDDPRWSLADYKLATIAELPSLLG from the coding sequence ATGATTCGTGCAGTAATTTTTGATATGGATGGTACGTTAATTGACTCTCAACCAATTTGGTATCGGGTGAGTACTGAGTTTTTCCAACGTAATCATTTCCCTGTAACAATGGATGAAATGATTATTCTAACAGGCTCTCCAGTGGGGAAATTAGTCGATTATGTTTTACAACGTTATGGTCAAAGAGAAAAAAATGCCTCACAGTTAACTGCGGAATTAATGGAGTATGCGGTTTCAGAGATTTTAGTGGCTAAGCCATTAATGCCAAATGTGAAAGAGGTTCTCGTTAATTTAAAACAACAAGGCATAAAAATTGCGGTAGCATCAGCATCGCCAAGAAATATGTTGCAAGGTATTGTGGATAGTTGCGGTATTGCAGAGTATTTTGATTATTTAGCGTCTGCTGAAGAGCTTGATTACAATAAACCACATCCCGCAGTTTATCTACATGCAGCAAAACAGCTCGGTGTTGCAGTTAATGAATGCTTTGCCGTAGAAGATTCTGTATTAGGAATGATTTCAGGCAAAGCAGCGAATATGAAAACGGTCGTTATTCCTGCTAAGGCAGAGTGGGATGACCCACGTTGGTCGTTGGCAGATTATAAATTAGCAACAATTGCGGAATTACCAAGTTTATTGGGATAA
- the rbfA gene encoding 30S ribosome-binding factor RbfA encodes MAREFSRADRVAQELQKEIAIILQREVKDPRIGMVTVSDVEISRDLAYAKVFVTFLFDSDESAVERGLEGLNKASGYIRTLVGKAMRLRIVPELRFVYDQSLVEGMRMSNLVTNVIRKDQERHVEEE; translated from the coding sequence ATGGCAAGAGAATTTTCAAGAGCAGATCGTGTAGCACAAGAGCTACAAAAAGAGATCGCAATTATTTTACAACGTGAAGTGAAAGACCCACGTATTGGCATGGTAACGGTATCTGATGTTGAAATCAGCCGTGATTTAGCCTATGCCAAAGTGTTTGTGACTTTCTTATTTGATAGTGATGAAAGTGCGGTAGAACGTGGCTTAGAAGGCTTAAATAAAGCATCTGGCTATATTCGTACCTTAGTGGGTAAGGCGATGCGTTTACGTATCGTGCCTGAACTTCGTTTCGTTTACGATCAATCCTTAGTGGAAGGGATGCGTATGTCAAACCTTGTAACAAACGTGATCCGTAAAGATCAAGAACGCCACGTTGAAGAAGAGTAA
- the truB gene encoding tRNA pseudouridine(55) synthase TruB: MGRPKKKGRDVHGVFLLDKSQGVSSNDIMQKVKRLFNANKAGHTGALDPLATGMLPICLGEATKFSQFLLDSDKRYRVIAKLGERTDTSDADGQVVQTRDVNVDESHILTALDAFRGDILQVPTMFSALKHNGKPLYEYARAGITVEREARPITIFELLFVEYQAPYLTLEVHCSKGTYIRTLVDDLGEALGCGAHVTMLRRLAVADYPVEQMMTLEDLQNLAENQPLEALDKLLLPMDSAVSRLAKLNLTEAQTKAVGFGQRVKFENSENRYGQVRLFSHDLQFLGVAEIREDNVIRPSRMVNL; this comes from the coding sequence ATGGGCAGACCAAAGAAAAAAGGACGTGATGTTCACGGTGTTTTCTTATTGGATAAGTCGCAAGGCGTGAGTTCTAACGACATTATGCAGAAGGTAAAACGCCTGTTTAATGCGAATAAAGCAGGGCATACGGGGGCGTTAGATCCGCTTGCTACGGGGATGTTGCCGATTTGTCTAGGTGAAGCGACCAAATTTTCTCAATTTTTGTTAGATTCAGATAAACGTTATCGTGTGATTGCAAAGTTGGGTGAACGAACGGACACTTCTGATGCCGATGGTCAGGTTGTACAAACCCGAGATGTTAATGTGGACGAATCACATATTTTAACTGCATTAGATGCTTTTCGTGGTGATATTCTACAAGTGCCAACTATGTTTTCAGCATTGAAACATAATGGCAAACCCCTTTATGAATATGCGAGAGCAGGTATTACCGTTGAACGTGAAGCTCGCCCAATTACGATTTTTGAATTATTGTTCGTCGAGTATCAAGCCCCTTATTTAACTTTAGAAGTGCATTGCTCAAAAGGGACTTATATTAGAACCTTAGTAGATGATCTCGGTGAAGCATTAGGCTGCGGTGCTCATGTCACTATGTTACGTCGTTTAGCCGTGGCGGATTACCCCGTTGAACAAATGATGACCTTAGAAGATTTGCAAAATTTAGCAGAAAACCAACCGCTTGAAGCGTTGGATAAATTATTATTGCCGATGGATAGTGCAGTTTCTCGTTTGGCTAAATTAAATTTAACGGAAGCGCAAACTAAAGCGGTCGGATTTGGTCAAAGAGTTAAGTTTGAAAATAGCGAAAATAGATATGGGCAAGTTCGTCTGTTTTCCCATGACTTACAGTTTCTCGGTGTAGCAGAAATCCGAGAAGATAATGTGATTCGACCAAGTCGAATGGTGAATTTATAA
- a CDS encoding lytic murein transglycosylase, translating to MKKYLSLSVVCLLLASCTSHNYPKTALDAKYPKTRTLNNFNDYVTFLKQKAANEGVSDNVLNSQFNINYIERAVELDHEQANRRRDPNLPPLPPNPNGVTNYLNKTLTQAKVDAAAERWWQYQPQLTKASQKYGVQKEYIMALWGMESSFGRYQGNFDVLSVLATLAFDGRREKLFTQEFVNAMKMLENGTLKRAEMRGSWAGAMGQTQFMPTSYLKYAADGDSDGKKDIWKNQYDAFASIANYLSTVGWDNKLPWGVEVKLSQPIDLSFSGIETNKAKTLAEWQAWGVYLAYPNAQETTKVNVLRSTKLWLVRPDKEVGRAFLVSNNFRTILDWNKSNNFAISIGKFADRINQSVE from the coding sequence ATGAAAAAATATTTATCACTTTCCGTGGTTTGCTTGTTATTAGCCAGTTGCACTAGCCATAATTACCCTAAAACAGCGTTAGATGCAAAATACCCTAAAACAAGAACCCTAAATAATTTCAATGATTATGTGACGTTTTTAAAACAGAAAGCGGCAAATGAAGGCGTTTCAGATAATGTATTAAATTCGCAATTTAATATTAATTATATTGAACGTGCCGTAGAGCTTGATCATGAGCAAGCAAACCGTCGCCGTGATCCTAATTTACCGCCTTTGCCACCAAATCCAAATGGTGTGACGAATTATCTCAACAAAACCTTAACCCAAGCTAAAGTGGATGCTGCAGCAGAACGTTGGTGGCAATATCAGCCACAATTAACCAAAGCGAGCCAAAAATATGGGGTACAAAAAGAGTATATTATGGCGCTTTGGGGTATGGAGAGTAGTTTCGGGCGTTACCAAGGTAATTTTGATGTACTATCAGTTCTCGCAACCTTGGCATTTGACGGTCGTCGTGAAAAATTATTCACTCAAGAGTTTGTAAATGCGATGAAGATGCTTGAAAATGGCACATTGAAACGTGCCGAAATGAGAGGCTCTTGGGCAGGTGCTATGGGGCAAACGCAATTTATGCCGACATCTTATCTAAAATACGCGGCAGACGGTGATAGCGACGGTAAAAAAGATATTTGGAAAAACCAATACGACGCCTTTGCTTCGATTGCAAACTACCTCTCTACCGTTGGCTGGGATAACAAATTACCTTGGGGCGTAGAAGTTAAGCTGTCTCAACCGATTGATTTATCTTTTTCTGGTATTGAAACGAACAAGGCGAAAACCTTAGCAGAATGGCAAGCTTGGGGCGTATATTTGGCTTATCCAAATGCACAAGAAACCACAAAAGTGAATGTGTTACGTTCTACTAAACTATGGTTGGTGCGCCCAGATAAAGAAGTGGGAAGAGCATTTTTGGTTTCAAATAACTTCC